A region from the Aquimarina sp. ERC-38 genome encodes:
- a CDS encoding PhzF family phenazine biosynthesis protein yields MTKIETYIVDSFTDKPFKGNPAGVCLLSQKMTDEQMLAIAKELGLSETAFIKLIDQPNKYSIRYFSPVMEIPLCGHATLASSKVLFEINPEINDIHFKNIQGLDLMVKKFQEKIEMEFPVYDTMPQNAPDELLKALGIERIVNSEFNKETNILLIEIESCLLLNNLTPNFEKLKASHDSINGVLVTAISDKNNFDFESRYFWPWSGTNEDPVTGGTHTFLAKYWSERLNKKRMKSFQCSERTGFMEVELINDSKLTIKSEAQIILKGELRI; encoded by the coding sequence ATGACAAAAATAGAAACCTATATAGTTGATTCTTTTACCGACAAACCGTTTAAAGGAAACCCTGCTGGAGTTTGTCTTTTAAGTCAGAAAATGACAGATGAGCAAATGTTAGCTATCGCAAAAGAATTAGGGCTTTCTGAAACGGCTTTCATAAAGCTAATAGATCAACCTAATAAATATTCCATAAGATACTTTTCTCCAGTAATGGAAATTCCACTCTGCGGACATGCAACTCTCGCATCCTCAAAAGTTCTTTTTGAAATTAATCCCGAGATAAATGATATTCACTTCAAGAATATTCAGGGTTTGGATTTAATGGTTAAAAAATTTCAAGAAAAAATCGAGATGGAATTTCCTGTATATGATACAATGCCTCAAAATGCTCCTGACGAATTATTAAAAGCACTTGGAATAGAAAGAATCGTAAATAGTGAGTTTAATAAAGAAACAAACATTTTACTGATTGAGATAGAAAGCTGTCTGCTTTTAAACAATCTCACACCTAATTTTGAAAAGTTAAAAGCTTCTCATGATTCTATTAACGGCGTGCTGGTTACTGCAATATCCGATAAGAATAACTTTGACTTTGAATCAAGATATTTTTGGCCTTGGAGTGGAACGAATGAAGACCCTGTAACTGGAGGAACTCACACTTTTTTAGCAAAATATTGGTCTGAAAGGTTGAATAAAAAAAGAATGAAATCTTTTCAATGTTCTGAAAGAACTGGTTTCATGGAAGTTGAATTGATTAATGATAGCAAATTGACAATAAAAAGTGAAGCACAAATAATTTTAAAAGGAGAACTGAGAATATAA
- a CDS encoding NAD(P)-dependent alcohol dehydrogenase, whose translation MKAVVYEKYGPPKVLKLKSIEKPKPKEDEVLVKIYAATVTSGDVRLRSSDFPPFFWLPARLIFGLFKPKKRILGHELSGIVEEVGKNVTEFNVGDSVFGTTTMLNTGSYAEYICLPKKWKHGVIALKPENLSYHEAAALPIGAMTAMYLLEKANLKNGQNVLIYGASGSVGSYAVQFANQKGSIVTGVCSTSNFKMVKSLGAVSLINYKKDDYYKGNEKFDIIFDAVGKTSKAKAKKVLKTGGTFVSVKMLTKEKDEHLKLIKVMAEKGELKSFIDKSFKLDEIVKAHEYVDKGRKRGNVIINILQ comes from the coding sequence ATGAAAGCAGTAGTTTATGAAAAATATGGTCCGCCAAAAGTCCTTAAACTAAAGAGTATAGAAAAACCCAAACCTAAAGAAGATGAGGTTCTAGTAAAAATATATGCAGCCACGGTTACTTCGGGAGATGTTAGACTTCGAAGCTCTGATTTTCCACCTTTCTTTTGGCTTCCTGCAAGGTTAATTTTTGGACTTTTCAAACCTAAGAAGAGAATTTTAGGACATGAATTATCTGGAATAGTTGAAGAAGTTGGAAAAAACGTCACTGAATTTAACGTGGGAGATAGTGTATTTGGGACAACTACAATGTTGAATACAGGTTCGTATGCTGAATATATATGCCTGCCGAAAAAATGGAAACATGGTGTGATTGCATTAAAACCAGAGAATTTGAGTTATCATGAGGCTGCCGCATTACCAATTGGAGCAATGACTGCTATGTACCTTTTAGAAAAAGCCAATTTGAAAAACGGACAAAACGTTTTAATTTATGGAGCTTCCGGAAGCGTTGGAAGCTATGCTGTACAATTTGCGAATCAAAAAGGTTCAATAGTAACAGGTGTATGTAGCACCTCGAATTTTAAGATGGTAAAATCATTAGGTGCTGTAAGTTTAATAAATTATAAAAAAGATGACTATTATAAAGGCAATGAAAAATTCGATATAATCTTCGATGCTGTTGGAAAAACATCAAAAGCAAAAGCAAAAAAGGTTCTTAAAACCGGAGGCACTTTCGTTTCAGTTAAAATGCTAACAAAAGAAAAAGATGAACATCTTAAGCTGATAAAAGTTATGGCTGAAAAAGGAGAATTAAAATCTTTTATCGACAAATCCTTTAAACTTGATGAAATAGTAAAAGCTCACGAATATGTTGACAAAGGGCGAAAAAGGGGAAATGTGATAATTAATATATTACAATAA
- a CDS encoding S41 family peptidase gives MQNIIILLLVIISQAHTYSQNLTKEKIKTIIYSIPELIESNYVDKEKGKQIAIDFKHEMNSGKYYSIRNSDTLVNVLSKDLKRISKDGHMYINHLKASDTKTAGTKDWEAQEKALEIKLNYGFTEIQILENNTGYIKIVEFMQPKRSMQTAVAAMKMVENTENLIIDIRDNGGGYPGVLEYIINHYFDGPPTLLSTTYFSDPKMTAYTKYTSDLVYGKLRIGKPLYILINGNTGSASEYFAYTLQAFGKAIIIGEKSAGSAHNNEYFSLSDNFRISISTAMPVNEITKTNWERKGVIPDVNVKSESAKKKAIEIILNKK, from the coding sequence ATGCAAAATATTATTATTTTACTGCTAGTAATAATCTCCCAAGCCCATACCTATTCACAAAACTTAACAAAAGAGAAAATTAAAACAATTATCTACTCTATTCCTGAATTAATTGAAAGTAATTATGTAGATAAAGAAAAGGGGAAGCAAATAGCGATTGATTTTAAGCATGAAATGAATTCTGGTAAGTATTATTCAATCAGAAATTCTGACACTTTAGTTAATGTACTCTCTAAAGATTTAAAAAGAATAAGTAAAGATGGTCATATGTATATAAATCATCTAAAGGCAAGTGATACTAAAACAGCAGGAACTAAAGATTGGGAAGCACAGGAAAAAGCACTTGAAATAAAACTCAACTATGGTTTTACAGAAATCCAAATTTTAGAGAACAATACTGGGTACATTAAAATAGTGGAGTTCATGCAGCCAAAACGTTCTATGCAAACTGCAGTTGCTGCTATGAAAATGGTAGAGAATACAGAAAATTTAATCATCGACATTCGTGATAATGGCGGGGGTTATCCAGGTGTCTTAGAATATATTATAAATCATTATTTTGATGGCCCGCCAACATTACTTTCTACAACTTACTTTTCGGATCCTAAAATGACGGCATATACCAAATACACATCGGATTTGGTATATGGAAAATTAAGAATTGGAAAACCATTATATATTTTGATAAATGGAAATACAGGTTCTGCCTCAGAATATTTTGCCTATACCTTACAAGCTTTTGGAAAAGCCATAATCATCGGAGAAAAATCAGCTGGTTCAGCACATAATAATGAATATTTTTCCTTATCCGATAATTTTAGAATTTCTATTTCAACGGCAATGCCGGTGAATGAAATAACAAAAACAAATTGGGAGCGAAAAGGAGTAATACCTGATGTGAATGTTAAGAGTGAAAGTGCTAAGAAAAAAGCAATCGAAATAATTTTAAATAAAAAATAA
- a CDS encoding SRPBCC family protein, with protein MSDLANRTLTIEKTFNAPIQLVWDAWTQSEHILKWWAPNGMEIKVIQHDFKVGGKWKYSMPMPNGNEFISEGKYKEIEEFKKIITSADFKPMTENVELQTYFEADGDKTKFTFSVVHATPEYCKQQEEMGFYNGWGSALDRLEKFLETLN; from the coding sequence ATGAGCGATTTAGCAAACAGAACTCTAACAATAGAGAAAACATTTAATGCACCTATACAATTAGTTTGGGATGCTTGGACACAATCTGAACACATTCTAAAATGGTGGGCTCCAAATGGAATGGAAATCAAAGTAATTCAGCATGATTTTAAAGTTGGAGGAAAATGGAAATACTCAATGCCAATGCCTAACGGAAACGAATTTATATCGGAAGGGAAATATAAAGAAATTGAAGAATTTAAAAAAATAATTACTTCTGCGGACTTTAAACCTATGACCGAAAACGTAGAATTACAAACCTACTTTGAAGCAGATGGAGATAAAACCAAGTTTACTTTTAGTGTTGTTCACGCAACACCTGAATATTGTAAACAACAAGAAGAAATGGGATTCTATAACGGTTGGGGTTCAGCTTTGGATAGGTTAGAAAAGTTTTTAGAAACATTGAATTAA
- a CDS encoding ArsR/SmtB family transcription factor — translation MRRDVFQAIADPVRRDIIELLATETLSVNEVAEKFEISRPAISKHLKILNECGIIDFNQIGRERLCLIQPQKLIPAFLWIKQYNKLWEDRIDSFENYINQIKTKNDKK, via the coding sequence ATGAGAAGAGATGTTTTTCAAGCAATTGCGGACCCAGTCAGACGAGACATTATTGAATTGCTTGCTACCGAAACTTTAAGCGTAAATGAAGTTGCAGAAAAGTTTGAAATCAGTAGACCTGCAATTTCTAAACATTTAAAAATTTTAAACGAATGCGGAATAATTGATTTTAACCAAATTGGTAGAGAGCGTTTATGTTTAATTCAACCACAGAAACTAATCCCTGCTTTTTTGTGGATAAAACAGTACAATAAATTATGGGAAGACAGAATAGACTCCTTTGAAAATTACATTAATCAAATAAAAACAAAAAACGATAAAAAATGA
- a CDS encoding ATP-grasp domain-containing protein encodes MMRIIYCDSVFDNKIIEPDYEEEKKSAINVGFDFSLISFEELTDGNIATALKFIKEVERKEFGIYRGWMLTLTQYQNLYNGLLRKNIELINSPAEYKHCHYLPESYNKIESKTPKSNWTRELNEDSILKLTSEFGDSSIIVKDYVKSEKHNWEEACFIPDASNSDKVKSIVSKFIELRGDSLNEGLVFRQFEELEYLAEHSKSGMPLTKEFRIFFANKKIVKVFDYWDEGDYGETKPELDNFIEIAQKIDSSFFTMDVAKKKNGEWIIMELGDGQVAGLPDNADKNEFYNRLKENTLKQFL; translated from the coding sequence ATGATGAGAATAATATATTGCGATAGTGTATTTGATAATAAAATAATCGAGCCTGATTATGAAGAAGAAAAGAAATCTGCTATTAATGTTGGATTTGACTTTTCTTTAATCAGTTTTGAAGAATTGACAGATGGAAATATTGCTACGGCTCTAAAATTTATAAAAGAAGTCGAACGCAAAGAATTTGGAATCTATCGAGGGTGGATGCTTACTCTAACTCAATACCAGAATCTTTATAATGGACTTTTAAGAAAGAATATCGAGTTAATAAATTCTCCAGCCGAGTATAAGCATTGCCATTACTTACCAGAATCATACAATAAAATAGAATCAAAAACTCCTAAATCTAATTGGACAAGGGAATTGAATGAAGATTCAATACTAAAATTGACTAGTGAATTTGGAGACAGTTCAATAATCGTCAAAGACTATGTAAAATCCGAAAAACATAACTGGGAAGAAGCTTGCTTTATTCCAGACGCATCTAATTCGGACAAAGTAAAATCTATTGTTAGCAAATTCATTGAATTAAGAGGAGATTCTCTAAATGAAGGATTGGTATTTAGACAATTTGAAGAACTTGAATATTTAGCTGAGCACTCAAAAAGTGGAATGCCTTTAACAAAAGAGTTTAGAATCTTTTTTGCAAATAAGAAAATAGTTAAAGTATTTGATTACTGGGACGAAGGAGATTATGGAGAAACAAAACCTGAACTTGATAATTTTATAGAAATAGCTCAGAAAATTGATAGTAGTTTCTTCACAATGGACGTTGCTAAAAAGAAAAACGGAGAATGGATCATTATGGAACTTGGAGACGGACAAGTTGCTGGATTACCTGATAATGCCGACAAAAATGAATTTTATAATAGATTAAAAGAAAACACACTGAAACAATTTTTATAG
- a CDS encoding nucleotide disphospho-sugar-binding domain-containing protein: MLLLWSIENKGKTTLISPVPYMHYVKDHPHIIFHKNFGKFINKLTYRLVNFGLVKSVTYSQKWLANKDRRATAKKIKKAFLDNSVIYTISPSLFQRPEYWNANLKVLGFQERDKTRNWTPSIELDNFLQQHSKFVFITFGSMINDCPEKKTETILKILESNKIAAIINTCAGGIIRPKNYPNPLIHFMENIPYDWIFPKAHSVIHHGGSGTTHMALKYGCANLIIPHIIDQYVWNKIIHQKGVGPLGIDISKITINNLEPKIIDLISNKKYKDNAKKMSIDIQKENFKDEIYNSIIN; encoded by the coding sequence ATGCTCTTACTTTGGAGTATAGAAAACAAAGGAAAAACTACCCTAATTAGCCCAGTACCATATATGCATTATGTGAAAGATCACCCTCACATTATTTTTCACAAAAATTTCGGAAAATTTATTAATAAATTAACCTATAGATTAGTCAACTTTGGTCTAGTTAAAAGCGTAACATATTCTCAAAAATGGCTAGCAAACAAAGATAGAAGAGCAACTGCCAAAAAAATCAAAAAAGCATTTTTAGACAACAGTGTTATATACACCATATCACCTTCTCTTTTTCAAAGACCTGAATATTGGAACGCTAACCTAAAAGTTTTAGGATTTCAGGAAAGAGATAAAACAAGAAATTGGACTCCATCAATTGAATTAGACAATTTCTTGCAGCAGCATTCTAAATTCGTTTTCATAACTTTTGGCAGTATGATTAATGATTGTCCTGAAAAGAAAACAGAAACGATACTTAAAATTCTTGAAAGCAATAAAATCGCTGCTATTATCAATACCTGTGCAGGAGGTATTATTCGTCCTAAAAATTACCCCAATCCCCTAATTCATTTTATGGAAAACATCCCTTATGATTGGATTTTTCCAAAAGCGCATTCAGTTATCCATCACGGTGGTTCTGGGACAACACACATGGCATTGAAATATGGCTGTGCCAATTTGATCATTCCCCATATAATTGACCAGTATGTTTGGAATAAAATTATTCACCAAAAAGGAGTTGGACCTTTGGGGATTGATATTAGTAAAATAACAATCAATAATCTCGAACCAAAAATAATTGATCTTATCAGCAATAAGAAGTACAAGGACAATGCAAAAAAAATGAGTATTGATATTCAAAAGGAAAACTTTAAAGATGAAATTTATAACTCAATAATAAATTAA
- a CDS encoding IS5 family transposase — MQSKYNRLTTQQWEYMELFLPKKTRGHYKLRDIVDAILWQLRTGTQWRNLPDSFPKWQSVYYYFRKWQKDGTQERLNIELNKMERNRQGKEPTPSLLSIDSQSIKSGPFTSMSKGVDGNKKVNGRKRHVITDTLGLVWGVVVGAANEADGVVANKVVEPLLGYLDRMEKIVADHAYKTIFKRWAEENVIGLEVKISSTPPSTKGFVPLKWRWVTERTFGIFNFFRRLDKDYEKTKESQESWVLWQNCQIILNRIR; from the coding sequence ATGCAATCTAAATATAACAGATTAACTACCCAGCAATGGGAATATATGGAATTATTTTTACCTAAGAAAACCCGGGGGCATTATAAACTACGGGATATTGTAGACGCTATTTTATGGCAACTCCGTACAGGTACTCAGTGGCGTAACCTCCCGGATAGTTTTCCAAAATGGCAAAGTGTATACTATTACTTTCGCAAATGGCAAAAAGATGGGACACAAGAGAGATTAAATATTGAGCTTAACAAAATGGAGCGGAACCGACAAGGGAAAGAACCAACACCTAGCTTGTTATCCATTGATAGTCAATCCATAAAGTCCGGTCCTTTTACAAGTATGTCAAAAGGGGTTGACGGTAATAAAAAGGTAAATGGCCGTAAACGTCACGTAATTACTGATACGTTAGGTTTAGTTTGGGGGGTTGTTGTAGGGGCTGCCAATGAAGCTGATGGGGTAGTAGCCAACAAAGTTGTGGAACCTTTATTAGGGTACCTGGATAGGATGGAAAAAATAGTAGCTGATCATGCCTACAAAACAATATTTAAGAGGTGGGCTGAAGAAAATGTAATTGGACTTGAGGTAAAGATATCATCAACTCCCCCATCCACAAAAGGTTTTGTTCCCTTGAAGTGGAGATGGGTAACTGAAAGGACTTTCGGTATCTTCAACTTCTTCAGAAGACTCGATAAAGACTATGAAAAAACGAAGGAAAGTCAAGAATCTTGGGTATTATGGCAGAATTGTCAAATCATTCTCAATAGAATAAGGTAA
- a CDS encoding glycosyltransferase, translated as MKIILTSIGTRGDMEPFLAIGEILKAHGHQVICLFPEQFRHLAIDSGFEFASLGSKFIELLDSSAGRIAMSGGKFGIKKLKAYRKLISMQPKANEEIIKKHESFIEAQKPDRIIHHSKAIYPLEHV; from the coding sequence ATGAAAATAATTTTAACATCCATAGGTACTCGAGGAGATATGGAGCCATTCTTAGCAATTGGTGAAATATTAAAAGCACATGGACATCAAGTTATTTGTCTTTTTCCTGAACAGTTTAGACATCTTGCTATAGATTCTGGATTTGAATTTGCTTCTTTGGGATCAAAGTTTATCGAATTATTAGATAGTTCTGCAGGTAGAATTGCAATGAGTGGAGGGAAATTTGGAATAAAAAAACTAAAAGCATATCGTAAACTCATTTCTATGCAACCAAAAGCAAATGAAGAAATAATAAAAAAACACGAAAGCTTTATAGAAGCGCAAAAACCCGATAGAATTATCCATCATTCAAAAGCAATATATCCTTTAGAGCATGTTTAA
- a CDS encoding transposase, with amino-acid sequence MQGKKIYQEKLFSNFQLSNRVGKGNFYRRLKEALDLDYLYNLTSKFYGSSGQKSIDPVVFFKLCLVGYLENIISDRKLIDHCSMRLDILYFLGYDIDEELPWHSTISRTRQLFPESIFEEVFTKVLELCVEKGMVSGHTQAIDSAPVKANASMDSLELKVPSQDLDAHLAEVRHISKRDKQTFRKAKQDKSSKDQRIITANEKELQGITSRNKRWSKDQDQRPGAGNKGSRYTSNKTHYSPTDPDARINVKPGKARKLNYLSQLSVDTNNHVITDIKAYHADGKDNQQLPDIVKRLQRRLWKQGMI; translated from the coding sequence ATGCAAGGCAAGAAAATATATCAGGAGAAGTTGTTCAGTAATTTCCAGCTTAGTAACCGTGTTGGCAAAGGTAATTTCTACCGCAGGCTCAAAGAGGCTTTGGACCTGGACTATTTATACAATCTTACTTCAAAGTTTTATGGTTCTAGCGGTCAAAAAAGTATTGATCCAGTTGTTTTCTTCAAACTCTGTTTGGTAGGTTATCTGGAGAATATCATAAGTGACCGCAAGCTTATTGATCACTGCAGTATGCGACTGGATATTCTTTATTTTTTAGGGTATGATATTGATGAAGAACTTCCTTGGCATTCGACTATCTCGAGAACACGTCAGTTATTTCCGGAGTCCATATTTGAAGAGGTTTTTACTAAAGTACTTGAATTATGTGTGGAAAAAGGTATGGTCAGTGGTCACACCCAAGCTATTGACAGCGCCCCTGTAAAAGCCAATGCCTCCATGGATAGTTTAGAGCTTAAAGTCCCAAGCCAAGATCTGGATGCCCACCTGGCAGAAGTACGCCATATCAGCAAAAGGGATAAACAAACCTTCAGAAAAGCAAAGCAGGATAAATCCAGTAAAGACCAAAGAATCATTACTGCTAATGAGAAAGAACTGCAAGGAATCACTTCCAGGAACAAAAGATGGTCAAAAGATCAGGATCAGCGCCCGGGAGCTGGAAACAAAGGAAGTCGTTATACGAGCAATAAAACTCATTACAGCCCCACAGATCCGGATGCAAGGATCAATGTTAAGCCAGGTAAGGCCAGAAAACTGAACTATTTAAGCCAACTCAGCGTAGATACAAACAACCACGTCATTACCGATATAAAAGCTTACCATGCAGACGGCAAGGATAACCAGCAACTACCTGATATTGTAAAGCGCTTACAAAGGCGGTTATGGAAGCAAGGTATGATTTAG
- the dcm gene encoding DNA (cytosine-5-)-methyltransferase — protein MKQVMTNHITREYSGIVLERFKHLKEGGKMGDLPEYLQHESFIRKGDKKTGGPNMRLYRLENAIPSLTVTAYIFNKFVHPTEDRYITPREAACLQDFPIDWEFCGTLGQVQKQIGNAVPINLAKAVATSVKEFLISSNYSGNMKIASFFSGAGGLDIGFEKASDDILNFETLFTSDIEKWSEMTINSNRPNWNFLREDIRELSSEEVKLAIGSNPDIVIGGPPCQPFSVAGKQKATKDPLGKLYSDFILQVKNLQPKMVVMENVYGLTQVKSANMIELIKKSYSDIGYEVIHKELNSADYGTPQKRRRVFFVASKNLNGFKFPNPTHFSQPNLLGLPLYVGAGEAIATLPKPKLKKRYTTMVTVAQAPKKSKDNQ, from the coding sequence ATGAAACAAGTAATGACTAACCATATAACTCGTGAATATTCAGGCATTGTTTTGGAGCGTTTCAAACACCTAAAAGAAGGTGGTAAAATGGGAGATTTACCAGAATATCTTCAACACGAAAGCTTTATTCGAAAGGGAGATAAAAAAACTGGCGGTCCAAATATGCGTCTTTATAGATTAGAGAACGCGATACCATCATTAACTGTAACCGCATATATATTCAATAAATTTGTTCATCCAACTGAAGACCGATATATAACTCCTAGGGAAGCGGCTTGTCTTCAAGACTTTCCTATAGATTGGGAATTTTGTGGCACATTGGGTCAAGTTCAAAAGCAGATAGGAAATGCAGTACCAATTAATTTAGCGAAAGCAGTAGCTACATCTGTTAAAGAATTCCTTATAAGTTCCAATTATTCTGGAAATATGAAAATTGCATCATTTTTTAGTGGTGCTGGAGGGCTTGATATTGGGTTTGAAAAAGCATCTGACGATATCCTGAATTTTGAGACTCTTTTCACTTCTGATATAGAAAAATGGTCAGAAATGACCATAAATTCAAATCGTCCAAACTGGAATTTCCTAAGAGAGGATATCAGGGAATTATCAAGTGAAGAAGTAAAACTTGCCATTGGATCCAATCCCGATATTGTTATTGGAGGACCACCATGCCAACCTTTTAGCGTTGCTGGTAAACAAAAAGCAACAAAAGACCCTCTGGGGAAACTATATTCGGACTTTATCTTACAGGTTAAAAACTTACAGCCCAAAATGGTGGTTATGGAAAATGTTTATGGCTTAACACAAGTTAAATCTGCAAACATGATTGAACTTATCAAAAAGTCCTATTCTGATATTGGCTACGAAGTAATTCATAAAGAATTAAATTCAGCAGATTATGGAACACCTCAAAAAAGAAGAAGGGTTTTTTTCGTAGCTTCTAAAAACTTGAATGGCTTTAAATTTCCCAATCCCACACATTTTAGTCAACCAAACCTTCTAGGTTTACCTCTTTATGTTGGCGCAGGAGAAGCTATTGCAACATTACCCAAACCAAAGCTAAAAAAACGGTACACAACAATGGTAACCGTTGCACAAGCCCCTAAAAAGTCAAAGGATAATCAATAA
- a CDS encoding toll/interleukin-1 receptor domain-containing protein encodes MSQLKSAESKLIRLQKEKLNLEKQQLTENQKITRINGEITRIQSSMKNLSMSQLTNKLKQIETKTKQGQQYQKKSNDIEGKIIRKNEEIYRTKSDIERFSKQELDKQTKLENKRQKEQIDFQKKLQRELGNTKRLSENFDSEHRWNKASSNWSKESRLELDQLPAIKEFDFFVSHASEDKEDFVKPLIEAMQNKNLEVWYDEFELKVGDSLRRSIDKGLSNSKYGVVILSSSFFKKNWTQYELDGLVTKEMEGIKVILPIWHKVSKNEVVSYSPTLADKVALNSSIYSIDEIVERLGELLNTE; translated from the coding sequence ATGAGTCAACTAAAAAGTGCTGAATCAAAACTAATCCGATTACAAAAAGAAAAACTCAATCTTGAAAAGCAGCAGTTGACTGAGAATCAAAAAATCACAAGGATCAATGGCGAAATTACACGTATTCAAAGTTCAATGAAAAATCTTTCAATGTCCCAATTAACAAATAAGTTGAAGCAAATTGAAACTAAAACAAAACAAGGACAACAATATCAAAAAAAGTCTAATGATATTGAAGGGAAAATAATTCGTAAGAATGAAGAAATATATCGGACTAAATCTGATATTGAAAGATTTAGTAAACAAGAACTTGACAAACAAACCAAACTCGAGAATAAAAGGCAAAAAGAACAAATAGATTTTCAAAAAAAACTTCAAAGGGAACTAGGAAATACTAAAAGACTATCTGAAAACTTTGATAGCGAACATAGGTGGAACAAAGCAAGTTCTAATTGGAGTAAAGAATCAAGACTTGAACTTGACCAACTACCAGCAATCAAGGAATTCGATTTTTTTGTCTCCCATGCAAGCGAAGATAAAGAAGACTTTGTTAAGCCATTAATTGAAGCCATGCAGAATAAAAACCTTGAAGTTTGGTATGACGAATTCGAATTAAAAGTTGGAGACAGTTTAAGAAGATCAATTGACAAAGGTCTTTCTAATTCAAAATATGGAGTAGTAATTCTAAGTAGTTCATTCTTTAAGAAAAACTGGACTCAATATGAACTTGATGGATTGGTGACCAAAGAAATGGAAGGCATAAAAGTAATATTACCAATTTGGCATAAAGTAAGTAAGAATGAAGTTGTTAGTTATAGTCCAACACTTGCAGATAAAGTAGCTTTAAACTCATCAATATATAGCATAGATGAAATAGTTGAAAGGCTTGGTGAGTTATTAAATACAGAATAA
- a CDS encoding IS30 family transposase: MEHLTLEERYKISALLELKTPKKEIAEQLGRDRSTIYREVGRNVDNRNGKYNAELAQRKAQKRHKDKAKHKVFTPSMEKLVCDGLEDHLSPEQIKGRAMLEGTPCVSHERIYQFIWQDKKAGGKAYLCLRNQGRKYQKRGGKQAGRGCIPNRKDITERPPVVDKKERIGDLEIDLVIGKDHRGALVTINDRATGMLRMGHIENKSAREVQVKTEELLEDWKPFIKTITSDNGKEFANHREIAEELDIDFYFAKPYHSWQRGANENLNGLIRQYFPKGSSFAEITKEAVEKVENILNNRPRKRFGYKTPNEVYATLINKTQTVAFIT, from the coding sequence ATGGAACATTTAACGCTGGAGGAAAGGTACAAAATATCAGCGCTTTTAGAACTTAAAACCCCTAAAAAGGAAATAGCAGAACAGTTGGGTCGGGATCGCTCTACTATATATAGGGAAGTAGGACGCAATGTTGACAACCGAAATGGGAAGTACAATGCTGAGCTAGCCCAAAGAAAAGCCCAAAAACGCCATAAGGATAAAGCAAAGCATAAGGTTTTTACCCCTTCTATGGAGAAGTTGGTTTGTGATGGGCTTGAAGACCACCTTAGCCCGGAACAGATCAAAGGAAGGGCTATGCTAGAGGGGACCCCTTGTGTATCGCATGAACGTATCTACCAGTTTATATGGCAGGATAAGAAAGCAGGCGGGAAAGCATACCTTTGTTTGCGTAACCAGGGAAGGAAGTACCAGAAAAGAGGCGGTAAGCAAGCAGGTAGGGGGTGCATCCCTAATAGAAAGGACATAACAGAACGCCCCCCAGTAGTAGACAAAAAAGAAAGGATAGGTGACCTTGAGATTGACCTGGTGATAGGTAAAGACCATAGAGGTGCCCTTGTCACTATAAACGATAGGGCTACAGGAATGCTAAGGATGGGGCATATAGAAAACAAATCAGCCCGAGAAGTCCAGGTGAAAACGGAAGAACTACTGGAAGATTGGAAGCCCTTTATCAAAACTATTACCAGTGACAACGGGAAGGAGTTTGCAAACCACCGGGAAATAGCAGAGGAGCTTGACATTGATTTCTACTTTGCAAAACCCTACCATAGCTGGCAAAGGGGTGCCAATGAAAACCTCAACGGGCTGATAAGACAATATTTCCCAAAAGGTAGTAGCTTTGCAGAGATAACTAAGGAAGCAGTAGAGAAAGTAGAAAACATTTTAAACAATAGGCCTAGGAAAAGGTTCGGGTATAAAACACCCAATGAGGTATACGCAACTTTGATCAACAAAACCCAAACTGTCGCATTTATAACTTGA